Proteins from a genomic interval of Rhodococcus rhodochrous:
- a CDS encoding TetR/AcrR family transcriptional regulator, whose translation MSIAATPKGERRRQALVEAAADLILEGGIDAVRHRAVATRAGLPLASTTYYFESLDDLVACAVDYNSERELDAMRERVRDIEPLPRSLEGTADLIVELLIGPRDCDGGIDRERLISRYERCVATARYPELRDVQVRMREQIDHLLTDLLERCCRSVRPREVRRLVAVVDGAVLGGLGELDPDPRSLARGILLDVVETVAPPVED comes from the coding sequence GTGTCGATTGCTGCGACCCCGAAGGGCGAACGGCGCCGTCAGGCGCTGGTCGAGGCAGCGGCCGACCTCATCCTCGAAGGGGGGATCGACGCCGTCCGGCACCGGGCCGTCGCCACCCGCGCGGGCCTGCCGCTCGCGTCGACCACCTACTACTTCGAATCGCTCGACGACCTCGTCGCATGCGCGGTCGACTACAACAGCGAGCGGGAACTCGACGCGATGCGCGAGCGCGTCCGCGACATCGAGCCGCTCCCGCGCAGCCTCGAGGGCACGGCCGATCTCATCGTCGAACTGCTCATCGGACCGCGGGACTGCGACGGCGGCATCGACCGCGAACGCCTGATCTCCCGGTACGAACGGTGCGTCGCCACGGCCCGCTATCCGGAACTGCGCGACGTGCAGGTCCGCATGCGCGAACAGATCGACCACCTGCTCACCGACCTGCTCGAACGCTGCTGCCGATCGGTGCGGCCCCGCGAGGTGCGCCGGCTCGTGGCGGTCGTCGACGGCGCGGTCCTCGGCGGACTGGGCGAGCTCGATCCCGACCCGCGCTCGCTCGCGCGCGGCATCCTGCTCGACGTCGTCGAGACCGTCGCGCCCCCGGTCGAGGATTGA